Proteins from a genomic interval of Toxotes jaculatrix isolate fToxJac2 chromosome 5, fToxJac2.pri, whole genome shotgun sequence:
- the LOC121181477 gene encoding YY1-associated factor 2-like — translation MGDKKSPTRPKRQSKPSSDDGYWDCSVCTFRNSAEAFKCMMCDVRKGTSTRKPRPVSQLVAQQVNQQFAPPTHSKKEKKEKSDKDKSDKEPSLKKKSHKKMRPRLKNIDRSSAQHLEVTVGDLTVIITDFKEKAKPTSTSTSAASADLHSQSGSSSDNTERGVSRCSSPRGEGSSVNGETH, via the exons ATGGGAGACAAGAAGAGTCCCACAAG gcCAAAGCGGCAGTCCAAGCCATCCTCCGACGATGGTTACTGGGACTGTAGCGTCTGCACATTCAGGAACAGCGCTGAGGCGTTCAAGTGCATGATGTGTGATGTCAGGAAGGGGACGTCAACACG AAAACCGCGGCCTGTTTCTCAGCTGGTTGCACAGCAAGTAAATCAGCAGTTTGCACCACCCACACACtccaaaaaggagaagaaagaaaaatcagacaaaGACAAGAGTGATAAAGAACCatcattgaaaaagaaaagccataaaaaaatGAG GCCCAGGTTAAAAAACATAGACAGGAGCAGCGCCCAGCATCTAGAGGTCACAGTTGGAGACTTGACTGTAATAATCACAGACTTTAAGGAGAAAGCCAAACCCACATCCACTTCAACAAGTGCTGCCTCAGCAGACCTACACAGTCAAAGCGGCTCAAGCTCTGATAACACTGAACGAGGAGTCTCCAGATGCTCTTCGCCCCGTGGGGAAGGTTCGTCAGTCAATGGAGAGACTCACTAA
- the LOC121182394 gene encoding periphilin-1 encodes MAYRHGRKSIREAYEERFLPMDTREVKVHRVVNIVEKRSPMPRLEYDRGLHDDQWYGGPRNYQDARECHGEGSYPPSDRRYFDENPNFGDFRRKSSPPRNEGLYSQQCYSRDDLRHQLGSRHNGRPGPYFRNRGRGLGPPRRPMVDRKAKEDHDDYRSSPPLVIMRDRSPGRGEAQPPVLGRSGSNTSNRSFSPNRDKGYAYQQRHKPNVSTSHTPSNSAEGSPHSSASSKEKTPASVAESEEVVAASMEPEPTPEEDLKTRRLEAIKAKALEIETHYRQDCETFRTVVKMLVAKEPSLENLLQAPLDANLLEIKQRCLDALRHFVKELDKVIEEPDTSA; translated from the exons A tggCGTATCGACATGGTCGAAAATCAATTAGAGAGGCATATGAAGAGCGCTTCTTGCCCATGGATACGAGAGAG GTAAAAGTTCATCGAGTCGTCAATATTGTTGAAAAGAGGAGCCCTATGCCTCGGCTGGAATATGACAGAGGCTTGCATGATGACCAGTGGTATGGTGGTCCTCGAAATTACCAGGATGCAAGAGAATGTCACGGTGAAGGCAGTTACCCACCCAGTGATCGTCGATACTTTGATGAAAACCCCAACTTTGGCGATTTTCGCAGAAAATCCTCACCCCCACGAAAT GAGGGCCTGTACTCCCAACAGTGTTATAGCAGAGATGATTTGAGGCATCAGTTAGGCTCAAG gcACAATGGTCGACCTGGTCCCTATTTCCGCAACAGAGGTCGGGGGTTAGGCCCTCCTCGAAGGCCCATGGTGGACAGAAAAGCCAA AGAGGACCATGATGACTACAGGAGCTCTCCACCTCTTGTAATCATGAGGGACCGCTCCCCTGGAAGAGGGGAAGCTCAGCCACCTGTACTTGGACGCTCTGGGTCAAACACCAGCAACAGGAGTTTCTCCCCTAACAGGGACAAAGGCTATGCCTACCAGCAGAGAC ATAAGCCCAACGTGTCAACGAGCCACACTCCCAGCAACTCTGCGGAGGGGTCTCCTCACAGCTCAGCGTCTTCAAAG GAAAAAACTCCTGCATCTGTAGCGGAGTCAGAGGAGGTGGTGGCTGCCAGCATGGAGCCAGAGCCGACACCAGAGGAAGACTTAAAGACTCGGCGGTTGGAGGCCATTAAGGCTAAGGCTCTGGAAATTGAGACG CATTACAGGCAAGACTGTGAGACATTTCGCACGGTAGTGAAGATGTTGGTGGCCAAGGAACCCAGTTTGGAAAATCTGCTGCAGGCTCCACTGGATGCGAACCTGCTGGAGATTAAACAGCGCTGCCTAGATGCTCTTAGGCACTTTGTGAAGGAGCTGGACAAGGTAATAGAAGAGCCAGACACTTCAGCATAA